A region from the Streptomyces tsukubensis genome encodes:
- a CDS encoding NUDIX domain-containing protein, translating to MPENEQEQRMARPRTASGALFFDAYGQVLLVKPSYKPLWEIPGGYVEQGESPLAACRREVVEELGITPDIGNLLVVDWAPSPAEGDKTLYVFDGGELGPGDTASIRPAPQELLAAVFQSTDALDQLLIPRLARRVKQAIAARETGRTRYLEHGEQPLAQPAQTGR from the coding sequence ATGCCCGAGAACGAGCAGGAACAGCGGATGGCGCGACCACGCACAGCGTCGGGTGCGCTCTTCTTCGACGCCTATGGGCAGGTTCTGCTGGTGAAGCCCTCGTACAAACCCCTGTGGGAGATTCCCGGCGGCTATGTCGAGCAGGGCGAGTCACCGCTGGCGGCCTGTCGGCGGGAGGTCGTGGAAGAACTCGGCATTACGCCGGACATCGGCAACCTCCTGGTCGTCGACTGGGCGCCGAGCCCTGCCGAAGGCGACAAGACGCTTTACGTCTTCGACGGTGGTGAACTCGGCCCTGGCGATACGGCGTCGATCAGGCCCGCCCCGCAGGAACTCCTGGCCGCCGTGTTCCAGTCCACTGACGCACTCGACCAGCTCCTGATCCCGCGTCTTGCCCGCCGCGTCAAGCAGGCGATCGCTGCCCGGGAAACCGGCCGGACCCGCTACCTCGAACACGGCGAACAACCCCTCGCGCAGCCCGCCCAGACGGGCCGGTAA
- a CDS encoding SAM-dependent methyltransferase gives MTQTLEIRPIGYVVGGRSEVSDDQWSGTAVIRLNPEFPAEVVQGLAEFSHLLVVWHFHRASPADVALHARSPRNDPRWPATGTFVHRNHRRPNQLAQSFPRLLKVDGLNLHVTDLDAVDGSPVYDLAPYFREMGPRGPIRQPAWPGEMLTDYWAEPPS, from the coding sequence ATGACGCAGACGCTGGAGATCCGGCCGATCGGGTACGTGGTCGGCGGGCGGAGTGAGGTTTCCGACGATCAGTGGAGTGGTACGGCGGTCATCCGTCTGAACCCGGAGTTTCCCGCCGAAGTGGTCCAGGGGCTGGCGGAGTTCTCGCATCTGCTCGTGGTGTGGCACTTCCACCGGGCTTCCCCCGCCGATGTGGCTCTGCACGCCCGCAGCCCGCGCAACGATCCCCGCTGGCCCGCCACCGGGACCTTCGTGCACCGCAATCACCGGCGGCCGAACCAGCTCGCGCAGTCGTTTCCCCGGCTGCTGAAGGTCGACGGCCTCAACCTCCACGTCACCGATCTCGACGCCGTCGACGGGTCACCGGTCTACGATCTGGCGCCTTACTTCAGAGAGATGGGCCCCCGAGGCCCGATACGGCAGCCCGCCTGGCCCGGGGAAATGCTCACCGACTACTGGGCCGAACCGCCGAGCTGA
- a CDS encoding SAM-dependent methyltransferase, with the protein MTQTLEIRPIGYVVGGRSEVSDDQWSGTAVIRLNPEFPAEVVQGLAEFSHLLVVWHFHRASPADVALHARSPRNDPRWPATGTFVHRNHRRPNQLAQSFPRLLKVDGLNLHVTDLDAVDGSPVYDLAPYFREMGPRGPIRQPTWPGEMLTDYWAEPPS; encoded by the coding sequence ATGACGCAGACGCTGGAGATCCGGCCGATCGGGTACGTGGTCGGCGGGCGGAGTGAGGTTTCCGACGATCAGTGGAGTGGTACGGCGGTCATCCGTCTGAACCCGGAGTTTCCCGCCGAAGTGGTCCAGGGGCTGGCGGAGTTCTCGCATCTGCTCGTGGTGTGGCACTTCCACCGGGCTTCCCCCGCCGATGTGGCTCTGCACGCCCGCAGCCCGCGCAACGATCCCCGCTGGCCCGCCACCGGGACCTTCGTGCACCGCAATCACCGGCGGCCGAACCAGCTCGCGCAGTCGTTTCCCCGGCTGCTGAAGGTCGACGGCCTCAACCTCCACGTCACCGATCTCGACGCCGTCGACGGGTCACCGGTCTACGATCTGGCGCCTTACTTCAGAGAGATGGGCCCCCGAGGCCCGATACGGCAGCCCACCTGGCCCGGGGAAATGCTCACCGACTACTGGGCCGAACCGCCGAGCTGA
- a CDS encoding AMIN-like domain-containing (lipo)protein produces the protein MRRLTTLAAALLIAGGVLPGAAGAATGTEARCSTVWGSGTESAGSRSAVPLRDIRTGRHACFDRMVFDLTGAAGAAGFDVRYVDTFRQDFTGDPIPVAGGAVLEIAVTAPSYDGELNPTYRARGKRALPGVDVDGYRTFRDHKFGTSWEGRTQVGLGVRARLPFRVVRTGDRVIVDVAHRW, from the coding sequence ATGCGACGGCTGACCACCCTCGCTGCCGCTCTGCTGATCGCGGGCGGCGTCCTGCCGGGAGCGGCGGGCGCCGCGACCGGGACGGAAGCGCGCTGTTCCACGGTATGGGGCAGCGGCACCGAATCGGCGGGCTCGCGGTCCGCCGTACCGCTGCGCGATATCCGTACCGGCAGGCACGCCTGTTTCGACCGGATGGTCTTCGACCTCACCGGTGCGGCGGGCGCTGCCGGGTTTGATGTCCGGTACGTCGACACGTTCCGGCAGGACTTCACCGGCGATCCGATCCCCGTCGCGGGCGGCGCGGTCCTGGAGATCGCGGTCACGGCGCCGAGTTACGACGGCGAGCTGAACCCCACCTACCGCGCCCGGGGCAAGCGGGCCCTCCCCGGGGTGGACGTCGACGGCTACCGGACCTTCCGGGACCACAAGTTCGGCACCAGCTGGGAGGGGCGGACGCAGGTGGGCCTCGGGGTGCGGGCGCGGCTGCCGTTCCGGGTGGTCAGGACCGGTGACCGGGTGATCGTGGACGTGGCCCACCGCTGGTAG
- the cyaB gene encoding class IV adenylate cyclase, which produces MVEAELKARVTAPDVVRRGLEGLVAGRSEVYRDTYYDTPDHALESADQELRVRTVHGPDGSRTVLTFKGARVDDESGSKPEYETGVEHPEAVHALLRGLGYVPVVEFEKRCRNYAFEAHGRQILATLVRVPELDGTFLEVETLTEEPDVAAALADVRSVLSSLGIDKADLTSELYTDAVRAHR; this is translated from the coding sequence ATGGTTGAAGCAGAGCTGAAGGCCCGGGTGACAGCACCTGACGTGGTCCGGCGAGGTCTGGAGGGTCTGGTGGCAGGGCGTTCCGAGGTGTACCGGGACACCTACTACGACACTCCTGATCACGCTCTTGAATCCGCGGACCAGGAGCTGCGGGTGAGGACCGTGCACGGCCCGGACGGATCCCGGACGGTGCTGACGTTCAAGGGTGCGCGGGTGGACGACGAATCCGGGTCCAAACCCGAGTACGAGACCGGGGTGGAGCACCCTGAGGCGGTGCACGCCCTGCTGCGCGGCCTGGGCTATGTACCCGTCGTCGAGTTCGAGAAGCGGTGCAGGAACTACGCGTTCGAGGCTCATGGACGGCAGATACTCGCGACACTCGTACGGGTTCCCGAGCTGGACGGCACTTTCCTGGAAGTGGAGACGCTCACCGAGGAGCCCGATGTGGCCGCGGCGCTGGCGGACGTGCGCTCGGTCCTGAGCAGCCTCGGAATCGACAAGGCTGATCTGACGAGTGAGCTGTACACCGACGCGGTCAGGGCTCACCGATAG
- a CDS encoding ArsI/CadI family heavy metal resistance metalloenzyme: MSRVQLALNVADLEASVTFYSRLFGTEPAKRRPGYANFAITEPPLKLVLIEGEPGQDTRLDHLGIEVVSTDRVTAAATRLREAGLATFEENDTSCCYALQDKVWVHGPGQEPWEVYVVKADADGMAKDAPAQAEGPCCTTPEEQAQTGTECACPAG, encoded by the coding sequence ATGTCCCGTGTCCAGCTCGCACTCAACGTCGCCGACCTCGAAGCGTCGGTGACCTTCTACTCCCGACTGTTCGGCACCGAACCCGCCAAGCGCCGCCCCGGCTACGCCAACTTCGCCATCACCGAACCCCCGCTGAAGCTGGTCCTGATCGAAGGCGAACCCGGCCAGGACACCCGCCTCGACCACCTCGGCATCGAAGTCGTCTCCACCGACCGGGTCACGGCCGCCGCCACCCGCCTCCGGGAGGCCGGACTCGCCACCTTCGAGGAGAACGACACGTCCTGCTGTTACGCCCTCCAGGACAAGGTCTGGGTCCACGGCCCCGGCCAGGAGCCCTGGGAGGTCTATGTCGTCAAGGCCGACGCCGACGGGATGGCGAAGGACGCCCCCGCGCAGGCCGAGGGCCCTTGCTGCACCACTCCGGAGGAGCAGGCACAGACCGGCACGGAGTGCGCCTGCCCGGCGGGATGA
- a CDS encoding NAD(P)-dependent oxidoreductase, which translates to MSDIVLSICPPHASEQVADAVAGHGFAGIYVEANAISPERMQRIAGRMPASCTVLDGMLSGPPPRDGRTVRFYLAGDAGARESVEAVFADTRILTRATGGGIGSASALKLAISSYQKVSRALAGVAHALAADHGVEDLLLAEAGAMNKDILDNPGYLPGVAARAWRWGPEMAEVADTLRAAGLPAELAEAAELVYSRWDQHKDQSPDLDTVLNTLHHRPKGSV; encoded by the coding sequence GTGAGTGACATCGTGCTGTCCATCTGCCCGCCGCATGCCTCGGAACAGGTGGCAGATGCTGTGGCCGGTCACGGCTTCGCGGGGATCTACGTCGAGGCCAACGCGATCAGCCCGGAGCGGATGCAGCGGATCGCCGGTCGTATGCCGGCTTCGTGCACGGTGCTGGACGGCATGCTGAGCGGGCCGCCGCCGCGGGACGGCCGTACGGTCCGGTTCTATCTGGCCGGTGATGCGGGGGCCAGGGAGTCGGTGGAAGCGGTGTTCGCGGATACCCGGATCCTCACGCGGGCGACGGGTGGCGGTATCGGATCCGCGTCCGCGCTGAAGCTGGCCATCTCCAGCTACCAGAAGGTGTCACGGGCCCTGGCCGGGGTCGCGCATGCGCTGGCGGCTGATCACGGTGTGGAAGATCTCCTGCTGGCCGAGGCCGGGGCGATGAACAAAGACATCCTGGACAACCCCGGCTATCTGCCCGGCGTGGCCGCCCGGGCCTGGCGGTGGGGGCCGGAGATGGCCGAGGTCGCCGACACTCTGCGAGCCGCCGGGCTCCCGGCCGAGCTCGCCGAGGCCGCCGAACTCGTCTACTCGCGCTGGGACCAGCACAAGGACCAGTCCCCGGACCTGGACACCGTCCTCAACACCCTCCACCACCGACCGAAGGGAAGCGTATGA
- a CDS encoding GntR family transcriptional regulator, which yields MAQVGYAAIAAHYRQQIQDGALAPGDVMPSLREVCEQFNVANTTANRAYRVLKMEGLTLPKPGVGTVVAGLISNNISARVRLHQHTGTALGGGETSRVLETGTVGADELVAPRLDVAPGTPVHVRRRIVSRNGTPVHLSSSYYPAYVIAAAPELTEPVSTGGSRELAAERLGVEQDYVLEEVTSRLPTVVEKETLGLTARDVVVTQVVRTVYLADGRVVEVAVKVSGGSTILRWITNLGEQ from the coding sequence ATGGCCCAGGTGGGATACGCGGCCATCGCGGCGCACTACCGCCAACAGATTCAGGACGGAGCACTGGCACCAGGCGATGTGATGCCGTCGCTGCGCGAGGTGTGCGAACAGTTCAACGTCGCCAACACGACCGCGAACCGTGCGTATCGCGTTCTCAAGATGGAAGGGCTGACGCTGCCGAAGCCAGGCGTCGGCACCGTTGTCGCCGGACTGATCAGCAACAACATCTCCGCACGCGTCCGTCTGCATCAGCACACTGGTACGGCCCTCGGCGGCGGGGAGACTTCGCGAGTCCTGGAGACAGGCACGGTTGGCGCCGACGAACTCGTCGCCCCGCGGCTCGATGTCGCTCCAGGCACTCCGGTCCACGTCCGTCGGCGGATCGTCAGCCGTAACGGCACACCAGTGCACCTCAGCAGCTCCTACTACCCCGCCTACGTCATTGCCGCCGCACCGGAACTGACGGAGCCGGTGTCCACCGGCGGATCGCGCGAACTCGCCGCCGAACGCCTCGGCGTGGAACAGGACTACGTCCTGGAGGAGGTGACGTCCCGCCTGCCGACTGTCGTGGAGAAGGAGACACTGGGCTTGACCGCCAGGGACGTCGTCGTCACCCAGGTCGTTCGGACCGTCTACCTCGCGGACGGCCGTGTGGTCGAGGTCGCCGTCAAGGTCTCCGGTGGCTCCACCATCCTGCGGTGGATCACCAACCTGGGCGAGCAGTAA
- a CDS encoding Tat pathway signal protein: protein MQELTVAFSRMDQSRGGGHGRSALVQYLYSDVRSFLHGRYQDDDVRRDMNSAAAELAYLSGWMAFDNAEHAVAQKYFLLAVKLAAHAGNEPLSGHILRAMAHQAIDLGFANEGLKLAEASIQGERYNAATPREKALLGVIHARGLSATGRRQSAVRALLRAEDDLASASPDIPEPNRTFFFSEASLAHETACALRDMGDHAHAISEFQRSARTRGAAFKRTHAVTLGYLGAEQVAAGSVDEACATWSRVLDAMEEGIHSGRARQAVVDMRAHLSPYRRRGIPAVTALDTRAVAYLKHVDWPTHTQG from the coding sequence GTGCAGGAGCTGACCGTGGCCTTCTCCCGCATGGACCAGAGCCGCGGCGGAGGCCACGGTCGCAGTGCCCTGGTTCAGTACCTCTACTCCGACGTTCGCAGCTTCTTGCACGGCCGATATCAAGACGATGACGTACGACGCGATATGAATTCTGCTGCGGCAGAATTAGCCTACCTCTCCGGATGGATGGCTTTCGACAACGCCGAGCATGCCGTCGCGCAGAAGTACTTTCTTCTTGCAGTCAAACTCGCAGCCCATGCGGGGAACGAACCACTGTCCGGCCATATCCTGCGAGCCATGGCGCACCAGGCAATTGACCTCGGCTTCGCCAACGAGGGCCTCAAGTTGGCCGAAGCATCCATACAGGGTGAACGGTACAACGCGGCGACCCCACGAGAGAAAGCCCTTCTCGGGGTAATTCATGCGCGGGGCCTATCCGCCACGGGAAGGAGGCAGTCTGCCGTCAGAGCACTACTGCGAGCCGAGGACGACCTGGCATCCGCTAGCCCGGACATTCCGGAACCGAACCGGACGTTCTTCTTCAGTGAAGCATCTCTTGCCCATGAAACGGCATGCGCGTTGAGGGATATGGGTGACCACGCCCATGCCATCAGTGAGTTCCAGCGCTCCGCCCGGACGCGCGGCGCTGCCTTCAAACGAACTCACGCTGTGACTCTTGGGTATCTGGGAGCCGAACAGGTGGCGGCAGGCAGTGTGGATGAGGCGTGTGCAACCTGGAGCAGGGTGCTGGACGCGATGGAGGAAGGCATTCACTCCGGCCGTGCCCGGCAGGCTGTCGTCGACATGCGTGCCCACCTCTCGCCCTATCGTCGCCGTGGCATTCCGGCCGTTACCGCACTCGATACCCGGGCCGTTGCCTACCTCAAGCACGTAGATTGGCCGACACACACCCAAGGGTGA
- a CDS encoding ArsR/SmtB family transcription factor, producing the protein MSNQGWEVLAQDTGIESCCPGLLSAPLDEEQAVVLAKVFKALGDPVRLRLLSMIASRAGGEVCVCDLTPAFDLSQPTISHHLKLLREAGLIASERRGTWVYYRLLPETTDRLAGILTRPGGEPLPATGCGPAGAGT; encoded by the coding sequence ATGTCGAATCAAGGGTGGGAAGTACTCGCACAGGACACCGGGATCGAGAGCTGCTGCCCGGGTCTGCTGTCCGCGCCGCTGGACGAGGAACAGGCGGTCGTCCTGGCGAAGGTGTTCAAGGCGCTGGGGGACCCGGTCCGGCTGCGGCTGCTGTCGATGATCGCCTCCCGCGCGGGCGGGGAGGTCTGCGTCTGCGATCTGACGCCGGCGTTCGACCTGTCCCAGCCGACGATCTCCCACCATCTGAAACTGCTGCGGGAGGCCGGGCTGATCGCCTCGGAGCGGCGCGGGACCTGGGTGTACTACCGGCTGCTGCCGGAGACGACCGACCGTCTCGCCGGGATCCTGACCCGGCCCGGGGGCGAGCCCCTCCCCGCCACCGGATGCGGCCCGGCCGGAGCCGGTACATGA
- a CDS encoding PCC domain-containing protein: protein MLVFEIKNDELIESVNRQAARAGVTDAAIVSLIGAADRFTLSTMPKGDALKDDITSYELPAEMTGTGEIRNGFAHIHTVMGVEGDQAMCGHLHEAHIGTHFARVYVVPCP from the coding sequence GTGCTGGTCTTCGAGATCAAGAATGACGAACTCATCGAGTCTGTCAACCGGCAGGCGGCCAGGGCCGGTGTCACGGACGCGGCTATCGTTTCCCTGATCGGGGCGGCAGACCGGTTCACGCTCTCCACCATGCCCAAAGGCGACGCCCTGAAGGACGACATCACCAGCTATGAACTGCCGGCTGAGATGACCGGCACCGGCGAGATCCGGAACGGGTTCGCGCACATCCACACCGTGATGGGTGTCGAAGGTGACCAGGCGATGTGCGGCCACCTCCATGAGGCGCACATCGGCACCCACTTTGCGCGGGTCTATGTGGTTCCCTGCCCCTAG
- a CDS encoding ABC transporter substrate-binding protein: MRNLVRTLATGSAVLALSLVVAGCGGDDTVGDAAGDKGGKGGDKAATGGAISVDTAQGKVSLKKAATKVVALEWTYTEELVALGVTPAGNADNKGYGTWVTAKGAALPQGVTDVGNRNEPSLEKIRALQPDLIVVDNERSAANLKQLQDIAPVLAFTYTTKPQLDTMKKNFGELAKAVGKTNEAGAVTGRIDAAAADLKSRLEKAGKGGLTYAVGQGFTANGTSSVRMLTDDAIAPQVLNLAGLKNGWTGKGDAWGMTTVGVEGLTATAKDATFLYVAAVNDNPFTGTFAKNPVWKGLGFVKGQKVQPLDPGTWLFGGPLSALQIIDETGKALKV; this comes from the coding sequence ATGCGGAATCTGGTGCGCACCCTCGCGACGGGCAGCGCCGTCCTGGCACTCTCCCTGGTCGTGGCCGGGTGCGGTGGCGACGACACCGTCGGCGACGCCGCGGGAGACAAGGGCGGCAAGGGCGGTGACAAGGCGGCGACCGGCGGCGCGATCAGCGTCGACACCGCGCAGGGCAAGGTGAGCCTGAAGAAGGCCGCGACCAAGGTGGTCGCGCTGGAGTGGACGTACACCGAAGAGCTGGTCGCCCTCGGCGTCACCCCCGCCGGAAACGCCGACAACAAGGGCTACGGCACCTGGGTCACCGCCAAGGGCGCCGCGCTGCCGCAGGGCGTCACCGACGTCGGCAACCGCAACGAGCCCAGCCTGGAGAAGATCCGCGCCCTCCAGCCCGACCTCATCGTCGTCGACAACGAGCGCTCCGCGGCCAATCTGAAGCAGCTCCAGGACATCGCCCCGGTGCTGGCCTTCACCTACACCACCAAGCCGCAGCTCGACACCATGAAGAAGAACTTCGGCGAGCTGGCGAAGGCCGTCGGCAAGACCAACGAGGCCGGCGCGGTCACCGGGCGCATCGACGCCGCGGCCGCCGACCTCAAGTCCCGTCTGGAGAAGGCCGGCAAGGGCGGTCTGACGTACGCCGTCGGCCAGGGCTTCACCGCCAACGGCACCTCGTCCGTCCGCATGCTCACCGACGACGCCATCGCCCCCCAGGTGCTCAACCTCGCCGGGCTGAAGAACGGCTGGACCGGCAAGGGCGACGCCTGGGGCATGACGACCGTCGGGGTCGAGGGCCTGACCGCGACCGCGAAGGACGCCACCTTCCTCTATGTGGCCGCCGTCAACGACAACCCGTTCACCGGCACCTTCGCGAAGAACCCGGTCTGGAAGGGCCTCGGCTTCGTCAAGGGCCAGAAGGTGCAGCCGCTGGACCCCGGCACCTGGCTGTTCGGCGGCCCGCTGTCGGCGCTCCAGATCATCGACGAGACCGGTAAGGCACTGAAGGTCTGA
- a CDS encoding iron ABC transporter permease: MAVPVRLPARAAGKSRQGTGTGRPRALLVGGGLGLVLCAVAVVHLGMGSSGVGIADVVAVLTGGGTAHAEDVLLGSRLPRTVTGLVVGIAVGVSGVLVQGATRNPLAAPDTLGVNAGAYFAVVLVAYTGLDLGPVPSGAAAFVGGLLAIGIVYLLSSGGVLTPGRVLLAGATVALAGTAAAEFLQMLDVEATRGLFFWGNGTLMQSDLQRPLITGAIVLVVACAAPLLARPLDLLALGDETASAMGVRVERIRPAAFLIAVLLSATAVSLAGPIGFIGLIAPVIVRTLGIRAHALLMPLAGLLACAVLLGADAASQVIVPPSAVYTSEIPVGVVTALIGGPVFMLLARRISTGDADTGAAVAVSGRRRAPAYAVVLGGGLAVLALAMVVSLRLGDVQIGYGQIVSALTGVTDPVTESIVSYRLPRILVAALAGACLAVAGAAVQAVVRNPLAEPGLIGVTAGASLGAVAVIVAVPSAPAIALPSAAGIGGVLMLFVVVLIARGPRRGGVRTGLDPTRVVLVGLGAAATAMSLVNIMVVSSQMNISAALSWLAGSTYGRDYDALGWLAVPAVVALLLILAARPVNLLALGDELPRALGLELGRARLLVLGAGAVLAAGTAAAVGAVGFVGLVAPHLARRLVGNNGGRMIPMAAILGALLVVTADAVGRWLLAPTEIPVGIVTALLGAPYLVWLLRRTKASDGGM; encoded by the coding sequence ATGGCCGTCCCCGTCCGGCTCCCGGCCCGCGCCGCCGGGAAGAGCCGCCAGGGGACCGGCACCGGCCGCCCACGGGCCCTGCTCGTGGGCGGCGGCCTCGGTCTCGTCCTGTGCGCCGTCGCCGTCGTCCACCTCGGCATGGGCTCGTCCGGGGTCGGCATCGCCGATGTCGTCGCCGTCCTCACCGGCGGCGGCACCGCCCACGCCGAGGACGTCCTGCTCGGCAGCCGGCTGCCGCGGACGGTCACCGGGCTGGTCGTCGGCATCGCCGTCGGCGTCTCCGGCGTCCTGGTCCAGGGCGCCACCCGCAATCCGCTCGCCGCCCCCGACACCCTCGGCGTCAACGCGGGCGCCTACTTCGCCGTCGTCCTCGTCGCCTACACCGGACTGGACCTCGGCCCGGTGCCGTCCGGCGCGGCCGCCTTCGTCGGCGGGCTGCTCGCCATCGGCATCGTCTACCTCCTCAGCAGCGGCGGGGTCCTCACTCCCGGCCGGGTGCTGCTCGCCGGAGCGACGGTCGCCCTGGCCGGAACGGCCGCCGCCGAGTTCCTCCAGATGCTGGACGTCGAGGCCACCCGAGGGCTGTTCTTCTGGGGCAACGGCACCCTGATGCAGTCCGATCTGCAACGGCCCCTGATCACCGGCGCGATCGTGCTCGTCGTCGCCTGCGCCGCGCCCCTGCTGGCCCGCCCGCTGGACCTGCTCGCCCTCGGTGACGAGACCGCGTCCGCGATGGGCGTACGGGTCGAACGGATCCGGCCCGCGGCCTTCCTGATCGCGGTGCTGCTGTCGGCGACCGCGGTCTCCCTCGCGGGCCCCATCGGCTTCATCGGACTGATCGCGCCCGTCATCGTGCGCACCCTCGGCATCCGCGCCCACGCGCTGCTGATGCCCCTGGCGGGGCTCCTCGCCTGCGCCGTGCTCCTCGGCGCCGACGCGGCCTCGCAGGTCATCGTGCCGCCGTCGGCCGTCTACACCTCCGAGATCCCCGTCGGCGTCGTCACCGCGCTGATCGGCGGACCGGTCTTCATGCTGCTCGCCCGGCGGATCAGCACGGGCGACGCCGACACCGGAGCGGCCGTCGCGGTCTCCGGACGGCGGCGCGCCCCCGCCTATGCCGTCGTCCTCGGCGGCGGGCTGGCGGTGCTGGCCCTCGCGATGGTCGTATCGCTGCGGCTCGGAGACGTACAGATCGGGTACGGGCAGATCGTCTCGGCCCTCACCGGCGTCACCGACCCGGTCACCGAGTCGATCGTCTCCTACCGGCTGCCGCGCATCCTGGTCGCGGCGCTCGCCGGGGCCTGTCTGGCGGTCGCCGGTGCGGCCGTGCAGGCCGTGGTCCGCAATCCGCTTGCCGAACCGGGCCTGATCGGCGTCACCGCGGGCGCCTCGCTGGGCGCGGTGGCCGTGATCGTCGCCGTACCGTCGGCGCCCGCGATCGCCCTGCCGTCGGCGGCCGGGATCGGCGGTGTGCTGATGCTGTTCGTGGTGGTGCTGATCGCCCGCGGACCGCGGCGCGGCGGGGTACGCACCGGACTGGACCCCACCCGGGTCGTCCTCGTCGGCCTCGGCGCGGCGGCCACCGCGATGTCCCTGGTCAACATCATGGTCGTCAGCTCGCAGATGAACATCTCGGCGGCGCTGAGCTGGCTGGCGGGCAGTACGTACGGCCGGGACTACGACGCCCTGGGCTGGCTGGCGGTGCCCGCGGTCGTGGCGCTGCTGCTGATCCTGGCGGCCCGCCCGGTGAACCTGCTGGCCCTCGGCGACGAACTGCCCCGCGCGCTCGGCCTGGAGCTGGGCCGCGCCCGGCTCCTCGTCCTCGGCGCGGGCGCAGTCCTCGCCGCGGGCACCGCCGCGGCGGTCGGGGCCGTCGGCTTCGTCGGCCTGGTCGCCCCGCATCTGGCCCGCAGACTGGTCGGCAACAACGGCGGCCGCATGATCCCGATGGCGGCGATCCTGGGCGCCCTCCTCGTGGTCACCGCCGACGCCGTCGGCCGCTGGCTGCTGGCGCCGACGGAGATCCCGGTGGGCATCGTGACGGCGCTGCTCGGTGCGCCGTACCTGGTATGGCTGCTGCGCCGGACGAAGGCGTCGGACGGCGGCATGTGA
- a CDS encoding 2'-5' RNA ligase family protein: MRDHWWWRPGWSTGRRFYTWHLTFDGQPDVHRYAAAYRALLASAGGLDPVPDRWLHLTMQGVGFVGEVPEEEVRAIADAARERLAAVPSFDLVLGAPVVDPEAILVPARPADAVNEVRDAVRAAIEDVREVPERADGFTPHVSIGYSNDTGPTASFAAVLARADIEEARARITHAELIVIHRDRRMYEWEPYARIPLGS, translated from the coding sequence ATGCGCGACCACTGGTGGTGGCGTCCCGGCTGGAGCACCGGACGCCGGTTCTACACCTGGCACCTGACCTTCGACGGCCAGCCGGATGTCCACCGGTACGCTGCCGCCTACCGGGCACTTCTCGCGTCGGCAGGAGGCCTCGACCCGGTGCCCGACCGATGGCTGCACCTGACCATGCAGGGCGTCGGATTCGTGGGAGAAGTGCCCGAGGAGGAGGTACGGGCGATCGCAGACGCGGCGCGGGAGCGGCTTGCTGCTGTCCCGTCGTTCGACCTCGTCCTGGGGGCACCGGTCGTGGACCCCGAGGCCATCCTCGTCCCGGCCCGTCCGGCCGACGCGGTCAACGAAGTCCGCGATGCGGTACGGGCGGCCATCGAGGACGTACGCGAGGTCCCCGAACGCGCCGACGGCTTCACGCCGCACGTCTCCATCGGCTACAGCAACGACACCGGACCGACCGCGTCCTTCGCGGCCGTCCTCGCACGCGCCGACATCGAAGAGGCCCGAGCCCGGATCACCCACGCCGAGCTGATCGTCATCCACCGGGACCGCCGGATGTACGAATGGGAGCCGTACGCCCGGATTCCTCTCGGCAGCTAG